tttactaaagaaaaaactctttttatttcacttaatttagccaaatACACAGAAAgagtcatttttattagtttataaaatcagttaagCATGAACATTGACTATCTATTTAGGTACGGGTTGTTTTTTTGggtatcatttttttgttttgaaataggtccacttaaatattataaatttatgtgtgagtTTTGAGTTGGGGACTTGGGTCCTTTTAATTCTGGATAAGTTCGGTTTTTATGTTATAGAAACCTAAAagtatctaaataacaaatgtatctgaaacaggttcagatatttgtaccaaaaataattatattactcGATTTGGTCCAGATCTTTTGAATACAACTAGTTATATTAtgtcatctaaaatatataacactaactatgaaaaacaaatattaatatataaaaatgtaataatcaATATCCGTGAAACCGCGCAGGTCAATCTCTGGTTGTCGTTAAATTCCTTGTTTGAATATAGGCCCAGCTAACTTCAGCCCAAATCTCTTTAATGTCCAACTCCATGTCCAGCTCCCAATCCTGCACAAAGAAGAAACATTAAGTTATTtccaatataaatttattttaaattttatgaaacatattttataaacaccaaataatataatagaaccATTATAAATGtcgaattaaaaaataattgatttcgaatttcaaaaattaattgatatcgaattaaaaaaaattaattaattttgaatttcaaaaattaattaatatacatacaccaaattaagtattttcttaattttaaaaaatatatatctctaaatagaaaaacaaaaaaaagtttgcaTTAATAActtgataaattaattatagTCTCAAAATTATTACTTTACAGGATTTAACATAAAAACAGTTATGTAGCGTGTTGACATAATTCATACTAACGATATTGTATAGAATATAAGTCATGGAGTTGCTCTTAGAACGCTACtcgaaaaaattatatatctcatatacatatattaagtaaaacttaataatatatcaagtaaaaattaatacattaactaaaaattaataaaatattaagtaaaaattaatgatatattataaatatagtgACTCATATGTATATCTCAtatacacatattaagaaacaaatcaatgttttattataaatatgtattactTACAAAGTAAACAATTTTCTAAGAATCTCAGCTAtagtattttaagaaaaaaaaatttctaaataaataatTCTTAAGATTGAAGATTTGATACCATTAAATAGTCAAGAATACATACAAATCTAAAAATACTATGTTTATAAGgttaaatctctctctctctctctctctctctctctctctctctctctctctctctctctctctctctctctctctctctctctctctctctctctctctctctctctatttttatatatatatatatatatatatataagatgtttgttcataaagtcatatttttataaataaactcaaaatatttctaaagtttaaactaatattaatttaataaaattaataattttcactAATATATCGTAAAGTAATGACTCTAAATAAATACAATCGTAAAGTaatgactctctctctctctctatttatatatatatatatatatataagatgtttgttcataaagtcatatttttataaataaactcaatatatttctaaagtttaaactaatattaatttaataaaattaataattttcactAATATATCGTAAAGTAATGACTCTAAATAAATACAATTGTATAAAAAACAAGTACATTTATCtatagaaagagaagaaaatccgttaaaaattattttttagaaatgaaaattttatttttaaaatgaaagagtactatactagattttgaaccGCAAAGAATACAAAATGTCGCGGGAAAAAGAGATCACCCActagtatatatatgtgtatttggTAAAGAAGATTTCATCATCTCAGAAATTAGAAACGTGTAGAGATAAAAATCCACCACAATCTATATCACCTCTATAGCCAATCTTTAAAAACCCTTACTTATTATTCTCCTCTCCTTTTTGATTCGATGTTTACGTTCATGGATGCAGCCAGAGTGAAACCTGCTCTTTCCACCAACCCACCGAGTGAAGTTGATCGGCTAAGCAGTTTGCCAGATTGCTTGATATTTCAGATATTCTTAAATCTTCCGACCAAAGATGTGGTTCAGACTAGTGCGTTGTCAACCAGATGGACAACTCTCTGGAAAGACGTACATGGTCTGGATTTGGACACCGAGGATTTCAATACACACGAAACATTCGTGAGTTTTGTCGATAACTTTCTTGAACGCAACCGTGGTTCGTCCATACATCTGTTTAAGGTAACGTACGATTCTTCTTATAAGCCTGATATTGTCAATCGCTGGGTCGACACTGCTGTTAGGCTTAAAGTTGAACATCTCGATGTTTCGGACGATTTACCTGCTCAGGATATCATGATGAATCCAACAGTTTACACTTGTAGTAGCTTGGTGTCCCTAAGGATCGTGGGATTGATCATACCTAGTCTTGAGCGATATATTagtgaaaattattaattttattaaattaatattagtttaaactttagaaatattttgagtttatttataaaaatatgactttatgaacaaacatcttatatatatatatatatataaatagagagagagagagagagagagagagagagagagagtaatgaCTCTAAATAAATACAATCGTAAAGTaatgactctctctctctctctctctatttatatatatatatatatataagatgtttgttcataaagtcatatttttataaataaactcaatatatttctaaagtttaaactaatattaatttaataaaattaataattttcactAATATATCGTAAAGTAATGACTCTAAATAAATACAATTGTATAAAAAACAAGTACATTTATCtatagaaagagaagaaaatccgttaaaaattattttttagaaatgaaaattttatttttaaaatgaaagagtactatactagattttgaaccGCAAAGAATACAAAATGTCGCGGGAAAAAGAGATCACCCActagtatatatatgtgtatttggTAAAGAAGATTTCATCATCTCAGAAATTAGAAACGTGTAGAGATAAAAATCCACCACAATCTATATCACCTCTATAGCCAATCTTTAAAAACCCTTACTTATTATTCTCCTCTCCTTTTTGATTCGATGTTTACGTTCATGGATGCAGCCAGAGTGAAACCTGCTCTTTCCACCAACCCACCGAGTGAAGTTGATCGGCTAAGCAGTTTGCCAGATTGCTTGATATTTCAGATATTCTTAAATCTTCCGACCAAAGATGTGGTTCAAACTAGTGCGTTGTCAACCAGATGGACAACTCTCTGGAAAGACGTACATGGTCTGGATTTGGACACCGAGGATTTCAATACACACGAAACATTCGTGAGTTTTGTCGATAACTTTCTTGAACGCAACCGTGGTTCGTCCATACATCTGTTTAAGGTAACGTACGATTCTTCTTATAAGCCTGATATTGTCAATCGCTGGGTCGACACTGCTGTTAGGCTTAAAGTTGAACATCTCGATGTTTCGGACGATTTACCTGCTCAGGATATCATGATGAATCCAACAGTTTACACTTGTAGTAGCTTGGTGTCCCTAAGGATCGTGGGATTGATCATACCTAGTCTCGAGCGTGTTTCATTACCTTCTCTCAAAGATATTGTTTTAATCGTCGTTGAGTATACCAATCCATGGGCATTAGAGAAGTTAATCTCACAATGCCCAGTTCTTGAAAGCGTTAGTATTGATAGAATTTACGGTGATGGAATGCCCATTTTACGTGTGTGTTCCCAGTCTCTATTGAGCTTCATGCATTATTGGGATAAGAATGATGATTATGAGAAAGATCGTATAGTTGAAATTGATGCTCCCATGCTTAAGTGTCTGAGGATCAGTGATGGTGGAACTGCGAGTTTCATTATAAAGAATCAGCCTTCCCTTGTAGAAGCTGATATAGATACTGTGTTTAGTTTGACAACTGAAAGGTTGCTACAAGTTGCAAATGAAATACAAAAGAGAGATATGGTTCGTGATTTTCTCGTTGGGATCTCTAAGGTGAAAGATCTGACCATCGCCTCCTCTACTCTCGAGGTACCTATATTGCTTGATTTCCAACTTTAAACCAATTATATATTTCTCTCCGTTCAAAatgtatgtttttgaattttcacatatattaaaaacatcttaaattttaactttaaatattattttttggtattaGCTATTTCTCACaacttttaatcaatcaaaattcaataaacaaaattatatttcttcaaaatttacaaTGTATTCTTATTTAACTAACAGAAAATACACTGAAAGTTGTACAAAACAAATACCGGTAGTTGTACAAAAAAagtatatttctcaaaaaaataagtatatttctcaaaaaataataagtttttgaaacatttttttttaaacatggaTCAACCCAAAAGAATGCTAGTTAATTATTCTCCAACTATCGATGTAATACTTCATTAATTAACACTAATACCTTTTTTGTTGATGTTGTTCTTGTAGGTCATATATGATTACGCAAGATATGTACAACTACCGGTATTTCGTAACATATATACCTTGTGTGTCAGGTTCAACAGCTACATGTGGGAGATGTTGCCAGTCTTTCTTGAAGTCTGTCCAAATCTAAAAACTCTTGTCGTGGTGAGGATTATCTAACCAACTCATGAACTTGTGAGTAAATTATTCTTAAACTTGTGTCTCGGTTGTATTGTACATGCAGGGAACTACTGAAAATCCCAAGATGGTGGACCTTACTGTTATTGCCAGGCCTTGGAATCTGTTATCATCTCTAGAGCATGTTGACATAGAAAGGCCATTGAAAGGGGAGGCGTTGGAGATGGCACTAGTGGGTTACTTACTCGAGAACTCACCAAACCTCAAGAAACTATCATTAAGTTTGCATGATTCCCTAAAGAAAGGAAAATCTGTCCACAAGCTAACATTAAGCTTGGATGATGccccaaagaaagaagaatctGACGTCTTCATAGAACTCCTTAACTTTCCGAGACTCTCTAGCTCATGCCAAATTATTGTACGATGATCCTCATAGTCATCACCAATGGACATATAAGTTTGTCTTTGATAACTATTTGTTGCTTCTTAGTTTATTATGACATTGGAGTGTTGAAGTTTGTatgataattatagtatttatcatatttatgaCTCAAATAAGTATTTGATTTATCGTGGCTAAAGGCATATATGCTTTGGAATTTGTTTAGATGGTTTTGTGCTTCCTTCTTTTGTCTTGCATggctatatataattttttttgtattaaacaaaacaattggTACCTATATGATAAACAATTGTTTTAAAAACCACAAAAAACATTTCTGGAAGCACATTTTTACCTCCAAAAATCACCTTTTTATTAGTGGGAGTAATATCTGATCAAGCTTCTGATTACATTTCAATTCATTAagaataagaaaatgaaaaaaaaacaagaaaaaaataagaagaatctTTTGTTTGAAAGACTCAAATGATTGCACGAGACTCTAAAATTAGGTGTCAAGTTATCTAAGAATGGAAATGGTCTTATGCTCGAACAATATTATTTATTGGTTTTAAAAAACTAGGGTTTTGTCtaggttttctattttttgtcaTCGTATTCATAAATCACGGTAATGTTTTCTATTTAGAAGCcgttaaactattttataggatagtttttgatgttttaatagACAACTATTTTTTTAAGCTTTTATTGTTCTTGATTgaactaaatttattaaaataggaAGCTGATCTTAAGTCAGTATTGCAATTTTCAAACTAGAATTGcctaatctcttaggtaaaaAAGTTATGCTTATCGAATTAGTCATCTGATTATTTTTATGTACTTTTATATGGTTTTTGAGATTTTTAactcatttttttcaaaatctaatatTAAGTTCTACTAATTCATTAATTGTATTATTATACATAGTGTATATGATAGTTCAcattttttatcatataatgttataaaatatatacgaATAGTATGATGAGTAGTAATGGATAGCGTGATGCCATTGTTTGTAATCATGGAAGATATTGTAGAGATAATGGATAGCGTGATGCCATCGTTCGTAATCGTGGATGCTATTGTAGAGAATATAAGCCTTGGAGTTGCTCTTAGAAGCTactcaaaaaaattatatatctcatatacacatatttagtaaaacttaataatatactaagtaaaatttaatgaaatattaagtaaaaattaatgatttattataaatatagtaatGTGACTCATATGTACATCtcatatacaaatattaagaaaaaaaatcaatattttattataaatatataattacttaCAAACTAAAGAATTTTCTAAGAATTTCAGCTATtgtattttaagaaattaattattctaaataattattttcttaaaatttaagatttgttACCATTAATTAGTCAAGAATGCATACAAATCTAAAATGACTATTTTTATAAGGTAAAATAtctcaatttatatatatatatatatatatatatataatatttttataaataaattcagaACACCTCTAAAGTTTAAAccaatattaatataataaaattaatgattttcacTAGATATATCGTAAAGTAATGACTctcaattaataaaattgtataaaaataggtgcatttatttatcaaagaaaaagaaaaatcttttaaaagttATCTTTTagaaaccaaaattttatttttaaaaatgaaaaagtatTGAACCGCAAAGAATAAAACATTTTGCGGGAAACAAAGATCACCCActagtatatatatgtgtacTAGGTATTTTCCTACACCATATGCAGtgttgaaatttttaaataaaattttgttaaaagtttagattttattaattgtataaaaatatttttatataaatattaatttacttgaacataaaattaagataaataaataattttatttatttaaaattatatttagtagAAGTCCTTCACCATGAAGATTGTATGCTTTCATTTTCACTCAACAATGAAAGTTAAACTAAACCGATTCCAATATCCTTTTCCTTATGTCAAAAGATTTGATTTGATATATGATTTCGGAACTTGATTACTTTGACTATATTACTAGATTGATAGCCAAAACTACTCAAAATAGGTTAGATAGATTTTCAGTTATTTCTTTGGGTtaagatatattaaattaacttgtataatttttgtaaaaaattgatataatttttttataattatcaaaatatgaaactagacagaatttctaaaatttgtagatatcaaaagaaaacaaatgatattacgattaaatattgatatttttttaaaaaatattgtatataattttgaaaattttgattaataataaaaaatgtttttttttataattatcaaaatataaaactaaacagaatttctaaaatttgtagatatcaaaaggaaacaaatgatattacgatttaatatttataatttaaaaaaatattgtttaaatgtTGAAAATCTTGTTTAGTAAGAAACGTTGTATGATTGTAAAATcatacttaaataatatttcaaattttttaaaatattatatatttctattcttatattatttattgacatatttgaatttattttattcaatgATGACGtgtgagttattaccatattttgaaaaatttagaaaaattagaAATGAACATTAAATGTAGTTGACCatgtcattttcattttttctggTATAtcatatcagatttttttttagtgaaagtGATTATAGAGATGATATGTGTTAAATCAACTTCACAAATAATGTCTACAAAATTTTGGTGAGAAAATTTCATCATCTCAGAAATTAGAAACGTGTAGAGATAAAAATCCACCACAATCTCTCTGGCGTCTATAGCTAATCTTTAAAAACCCTTACTTATTCTCCTCTCCTTTTTGATTCGATTTTTATGTTCATGGATGCAGCCAGAGTGAAACCTGCTCGTTCCACCAACCCACCGAGCAAAGTTGATCGGCTAAGCAGTTTGCCAGATTGCTTGATTTTACAGATATTCTTAAATCTTCCGACAAAAGATGTGGTTCAGACTAGTGCGTTGTCCACCAGATGGACAACTCTCTGGAAAGACGTACCTGGTCTGGATTTGGACGCCGATGATTTCTATATACGCGAAACATTCGTGAGTTTTGTCGATAACTTTCTTGAACGCAACTACGGTTTGTCCATACATCGGTTTAAGTTAAAGTATGATTCTTTTTACTTTGAAGAGCCTGCTGGTCTTATCAACGGCTGGGTCGACACTGCTGCTAGGCTTAAAGTTCAACATCTCGATGTTTCGGACAGTTTTTCTGAATGGGATCCCATGATGAATCCAACAGTACTTTACACTTGTAGTAACTTGGTGTCCCTAAGGCTCGTGGGAATGGGCTTACCGAATCCCGAGCGTGTTTCTTTACCTTCTCTCAAAACATTGGTTTTAATCCTCATTGATTTTACCAACAAATGGGCATTAGAGAATTTAATCTCAAAATGCCCAGTTCTTGAAAACTTTTGTTTTGAGAGAAGCTACGATGATGGAATACCGATTTTACGTGTGCATTCTAAGTCTCTGTTGACCTTCATGCATGATGCGGGTTATCACGAGGATTATGATGAGGAAGATCGTTTTGTTGAAATTGATGCTCCCATGCTTAAGTGTCTGAAGATCAGTGATGATAGAACTTCAAGTTTCATAATAAAGAGTCCACCTTCCATTGTAGAAGCTGATATAGATACTGTGTTTAACTTGACTTCTGAAAGGAGTCTAGGAATTGCAAATGAAGTACAAAAGAGAGAGATGGTTCGTGATTTTCTCGTTGGGATCTCTAAGGTCAAGGATATGAGCATCTCCTCAAGTGCTCTCGAGGTACCTATATATGTTTTAACTTCTAAGTCACTATtggaatattaaattttcttgaTTTTCAACTTTAAACCAATTGTATATTTCTCtcatttattttagaattttcacatatattaaaagtatctttattttaactataaatatattattttctgttattaactatttctcataatttttaatcaatcaaaattcaataaacataattatatttctTCGAAATCAATCGATGTAATACTTCATTTATTAACACTAATACCTTTTTTGTTGATGTTGTTCTTGTAGGTCATATATGATTATGCAAGATATGTACAACTACCGGTATTTCGTAACCTATATACCTTGTGTGTCAGGTTCAACAGCTACATGTGGGAGATGTTGCCAGTCTTTCTTGAAGTCTGTCCAAATCTAAAAACTCTTGTCATGGTGAAGATTATCTAACCAACTCATGAACTTGTGAGTAAATTATTCTTAAACTTGTGTTTGTATTGTACATGCAGGGAACTTCTGAAAATCCCAAGATGGTGGACCTTACTGTTATTGCCAGGCCTTGGAATCTGTTATCATCTCTAGAGCATGTTGACATAGAAAGGCCATTGAAAGGGGAGGCGTTGGAGATGGCACTAGTGGGTTACTTACTCGAGAACTCACCAAACCTCAAGAAACTATCATTAAGTTTGCACGATTCCCTAAAGAAAGGAAAATCTGTCCACAAGCTACACATTAAGCTTGGATGATGccccaaagaaagaagaatctGACATCTTCATAGAACTCCTTAACTTTCCGAGACTCTCTAGCTCATGCCAAATTATTGTACGATGATCCTCATAGTCATCACCAATGGACATATAAGTTTGTCTTTGATAACTATTTGTTGCTTCTTAGTTTATTATGACATTGGAGTGTTGAAGTTTGTatgataattatagtatttatcatatttatggCTCAAATAAGTATTTGATTTATCGTGGCTAAAGGCATATATGCTTTGGAATTTGTTTAGATGGTTTTGTGCTTCCTTCTTTTGTCTTGCATggctatatataattttttttgtattaaacaaaacaattggTACCTATATGATAAACAATTGTTTTAAAAACCACAAAAAACATTTCTGGAAGCACATTTTTACCTCCAAAAATCACCTTTTTATTAGTGGGAGTAATATCTCATCAAGCTTCTGATTACATTTCAATTCATTAagaataagaaaatgaaaaaaaataagaaaaaaataagaagaatcgTTTGTTTGAAATACTCAAATGATTGCACGAGACTCTAAAATTAAGTGTCAAGTTATCTAAGAATGGAAATGGTCTTATGCTCGAACAATATTATTTATTGGTTTTAAAAAACTAGGGTTTTGTCtaggttttcaattttttgtcaTCGTATTCATAAATCACGGTAATGTTTTCTATTTAAGAAGCCGTTAAACTATTTTACAGGatagtttttgatgttttaatagacaaatattttttttaagcttTTATTGTTCTTGATTgaactaaatttattaaaataggaAGCTGATCTTAAGTCAGTATTGCAATTTTCAAACTAGAATTGCCTAATCTCTTAGGTAACAAAATTATGCCTATCGAATTAGTCATCTGATTATTTTTATGTACTTTTATATGGTTTTTGAGATTTTTAactcatttttttcaaaatataatattaagttCTACTAATTCATTAATTGTATTATTATACATAGTGTATATGATAGTTCAcattttttatcatataatgttataaaatatatacgaATAGTATGATGAGTAGTAATGGATAGCGTGATGCCATTGTTCGTAATCATGGAAGATATTCTAGAGATAATGGATAGTGTGATGCCATCGTTCGTAATCATGGATGCTATTGTAGAGAATATAAGCCTTGGAGTTGCTCTTAGAAGCTACTcaagaaaattatatatctcatatacacatatttagtaaaacttaatcATATACTAAgtaaaatttaatgaaatagtaagtaaaaattaatgatatattataaatatagtaatGTGACTCATATGTACATCTCAtatacacatattaagaaaaaaatcaatgttttattataaatatataattacttaCAAACTAAAGAATTTTCTAAGAATCTCAGCTATtgtattttaagaaattaattattctaaataattattttcttaaaatttaagatttgttACCATTAATTAGTCAAGAATGCATACAAATCTAAAATGACTATTTTTATAAGGTAAAATAtctcaatttatatatatatatatatataatatttttataaataaattcagaACACCTCTAAAGTTTAAaccaatattatttaataaaattaatgattttcacTAGATATATCCTAAAGTAATGACTctcaattaataaaattgtatgaAAATAGGTGCATTTATttatcaaagaaaaagaaaaatcttttaaaagttATCTTTTAGAAaccaaaagtttatttttaaaaatgaaaaagtatTGAACCGCAAAGAATAAAACATTTTGCGGGAAACAAAGATCACCCActagtatatatatgtgtacTAGGTATTTTCCTACACCATATGCAgcgttaaaatttttaaataaaattttgttaaaagttcagattttattaattgtataaaaatatttttatataaatattaatttacttgaacataaaattaagataaataaaaaattttatttatttaaaattatatttagtagAAGTCCTTCACCATGAAGATTGTATGCTTTCATTTTCACTCAACAATGAAAGTTAAACTAAACCGATTCCAATATCCTTTTCCTTATTTCAAAAGATTTGATTTGATATTTGATTTCGGAACTTGATTACTTTGACTATATTACTAGATTGATAGCCAAAACTACTCAAAATAGGTTAGATTGATTTTCAGTTATTTCTTTGGGTtaagatatattaaattaacttgtataattttttataaaaaatagatataatttttttataattatcaaaatatgaaactaGACAGAATTTCcaaaaatttgtagatatcaaaagaaaacaaatgataTAACGATTAAatgttgataatttttttaaaaaatattgtatataattttgaaaatcttgattaataataaaaaaaaataataattatcaaaatataaaactaaacagaatttctaaaatttgtagatatcaaaaggaaacaaatgatattacgatttaatatttataatttaaacaattattGTTTAAACGTTGAAAATCTTGTTTAGTAAGAAAAGTTGTATGATTGTAAAAGCATACTTaagtaatatttcaaaatttgtaaaatattatatatttctattcttatattatttattgacATATTTGAATTTAATTGATTCAATGATGACGtgtgaattattaccatattttgaaaattttagaaaaattagaAATGAACATTAAATGTAGTTGACCatgtcattttcattttttctagTATAtcatatcagatttttttttagtgaaagtGATTATAGAGATGATATGTGTTAAATCAACTTCACAAATAATGTCTACAAAATTTTGGTGAGAAAATTTCATCATCTCAGAAATTAGAAACGTGTAGAGATAAAAATCCACCACAATCTCTTTGGCGTCTATA
This genomic interval from Brassica napus cultivar Da-Ae chromosome A6, Da-Ae, whole genome shotgun sequence contains the following:
- the LOC125609971 gene encoding F-box/LRR-repeat protein 13-like, producing the protein MFTFMDAARVKPALSTNPPSEVDRLSSLPDCLIFQIFLNLPTKDVVQTSALSTRWTTLWKDVHGLDLDTEDFNTHETFVSFVDNFLERNRGSSIHLFKVTYDSSYKPDIVNRWVDTAVRLKVEHLDVSDDLPAQDIMMNPTVYTCSSLVSLRIVGLIIPSLERYISENY
- the LOC106424846 gene encoding F-box/LRR-repeat protein 13-like; this encodes MFTFMDAARVKPALSTNPPSEVDRLSSLPDCLIFQIFLNLPTKDVVQTSALSTRWTTLWKDVHGLDLDTEDFNTHETFVSFVDNFLERNRGSSIHLFKVTYDSSYKPDIVNRWVDTAVRLKVEHLDVSDDLPAQDIMMNPTVYTCSSLVSLRIVGLIIPSLERVSLPSLKDIVLIVVEYTNPWALEKLISQCPVLESVSIDRIYGDGMPILRVCSQSLLSFMHYWDKNDDYEKDRIVEIDAPMLKCLRISDGGTASFIIKNQPSLVEADIDTVFSLTTERLLQVANEIQKRDMVRDFLVGISKVKDLTIASSTLEVIYDYARYVQLPVFRNIYTLCVRFNSYMWEMLPVFLEVCPNLKTLVVGTTENPKMVDLTVIARPWNLLSSLEHVDIERPLKGEALEMALVGYLLENSPNLKKLSLSLHDSLKKGKSVHKLTLSLDDAPKKEESDVFIELLNFPRLSSSCQIIVR